The following coding sequences lie in one Notolabrus celidotus isolate fNotCel1 chromosome 6, fNotCel1.pri, whole genome shotgun sequence genomic window:
- the LOC117814038 gene encoding galanin receptor 2a, with amino-acid sequence MAVPNTYGLIFASTCGVILGIGLCANLLVFSLFAKYNTLRKNRLDILLLSMTLADFLTLLLIPFTLHSAVSHSWPLGDTSCKVYQFLLAFSLAASTYSLCAVSMTRAMIITNPYQPPTMDLVILMFILVWALSFFISLPLRMFANKDSLGPTLANFTFCLPTIHDHHYQVVLSQFVLYYFVPMLVIAFNYVRLALFLHKSPVMSVSSARNTRRANVMVFLAAATFSVCWLPGYVLELCVYLGLYRHGQAWEMFYFVCTVLQYLHPCINPVLYVLLSKRYRHTRAAWLFNCNRNRVQPQVISVTTDSF; translated from the coding sequence ATGGCTGTCCCCAACACCTACGGGCTGATTTTTGCCTCTACCTGCGGAGTGATTCTGGGCATTGGGCTTTGTGCCAACCTGcttgtcttctctctgtttgccAAATACAACACTCTGCGTAAGAACCGACTCGACATCCTCCTTCTCAGCATGACTCTGGCCGACTTCCTCACCCTCCTGCTCATCCCCTTCACTCTGCATTCTGCTGTAAGTCACTCCTGGCCTCTGGGTGACACCTCCTGCAAAGTCTACCAGTTTCTCCTTGCCTTTAGCCTGGCCGCCAGCACCTACTCCCTGTGTGCCGTGTCCATGACCCGTGCCATGATCATCACCAACCCGTACCAGCCACCTACGATGGACCTGGTCATCCTTATGTTTATACTTGTCTGGGCCCTCAGCTTCTTCATCAGCTTGCCCCTGCGTATGTTTGCCAACAAAGACAGCCTGGGCCCGACCTTGGCAAACTTTACCTTCTGCCTCCCAACTATTCATGATCACCACTACCAAGTGGTCCTGAGCCAGTTTGTACTTTACTACTTTGTCCCAATGCTGGTCATTGCCTTCAACTATGTTCGGCTGGCTCTCTTTCTCCACAAGAGCCCGGTGATGTCTGTGTCCAGTGCAAGGAATACACGCCGTGCCAATGTAATGGTGTTTTTGGCTGCTGCTACTTTCTCAGTGTGCTGGTTGCCTGGTTATGtgctggagctgtgtgtgtaCCTGGGTTTGTATCGCCACGGACAAGCTTGGGAGATGTTTTACTTTGTCTGTACTGTGCTACAGTACCTGCATCCCTGCATCAACCCTGTGCTCTATGTGCTGCTGTCAAAGCGCTACCGCCACACGAGGGCAGCCTGGCTCTTCAACTGCAACAGGAACAGAGTGCAGCCACAGGTCATCAGTGTCACTACAGACAGCTTTTAA